One genomic region from Tachysurus fulvidraco isolate hzauxx_2018 chromosome 14, HZAU_PFXX_2.0, whole genome shotgun sequence encodes:
- the dennd2c gene encoding DENN domain-containing protein 2C, translated as MLALGVDYGKEGRGGRGGGRAVTACQLPVSGRALARESGNNIKQKISQWEVLSHQEDAHGGRPTAQGTPVPRTRSGDITNGILLDNKTVGLQSKGNLSKTKSLGLDFRENQTGHGQFTVARKSEPEHNRPLLNEGVISTPKIRSPPVLTLAQHPVNKWDASNQKSNNDAIDHVLDEDIQSLPEGDEDPDDSLPPGNFYTSRGFWKRLEGEDSPWKKDKDSSPMAKHLISEGAELRPQNPITPPPKPQRTFKYKGANKPPLYSDQWEKTSSPVSQSKQLRKHDVICAPSVPPPPCHITNSNGISRNRKNRKSFEFEDAVHWTAQQGSKETESRRSALYHTRSQDSIYEDIISDVLRENPYEDIKLSPVCLPIMRPRNWTITQRRTPCTPKLPEKPLTLRANADNLHEVYKHSMTSQPRSSTPSTPKPLATKRATAYRTQRQPQYVSRIQEIFQAKRGKKRVKSQTSASKDELSGTESDPDESTKKGGSQRLVYVQSTLKRRPGYRTLERDLIQLQQQQLFQLFVVVSLRKRSPGNAYYPEISQQFPTKFEKTSRMSRETEDRLKAIPNFCFPDAQDWRPSADINSETFSFVLTGEDGTRWFGYCRKILPRGKGKRLPEVHCIISRLGCFNLFAKILEEVERRREISPALVHPFMRSVMEAPFPAPGRTITVKSFLPGSGNEELTLCRPVDSRLEHVDFESLLQCLSVSNLLQVFASLLLERRVIFIADKLGTLSRCAHSALALLYPFIWQHTFVPVLPANMLDISCSPTPFVMGALSPSLDQLLDLPIEEVLIVDLCADKFVVQMGDEDCILPSKLQAALQEVLESREEMLEHSNEDRMEEECSLSALVSEAFVRFFVELVGHYPLHINETGTNGVRELNRESFRKSHPSRGVRQFLQLFMDTQMFAGFIQDRELRKGGVKGLFEVRAAEYLASCPEPEPSGVNKFLKGLGNKMKFLQKK; from the exons ATGCTGGCCCTGGGAGTAGACTATGGCAAAGAAGGAAGAGGaggcagaggaggaggaagagcagtAACTGCATGCCAGTTGCCTGTTTCAGGGAGAGCGTTGGCACGGGAGTCTGGCAACAACATCAAGCAGAAGATCTCACAGTGGGAGGTGCTCAGCCATCAGGAGGACGCACATGGAGGGAGACCCACAGCCCAGGGCACCCCTGTCCCACGCACTCGTTCCGGGGACATAACAAATGGCATTCTCTTGGACAATAAAACTGTTGGACTGCAAAGTAAAGGTAACCTGTCTAAAACCAAAAGCCTGGGTTTGGATTTCAGGGAAAACCAGACTGGTCATGGACAGTTCACAGTGGCAAGGAAATCTGAACCCGAGCACAACCGACCACTTTTAAACGAAGGTGTAATCTCGACTCCTAAGATTAGGTCGCCACCAGTCCTGACCCTTGCACAGCATCCTGTAAACAAATGGGATGCTTCAAATCAGAAAAGCAATAATGATGCCATCGACCATGTCCTGGATGAAGATATCCAGTCTCTGCCTGAGGGTGACGAAGATCCAGACGACTCACTGCCCCCTGGGAACTTCTACACCTCTCGGGGCTTTTGGAAGAGGCTGGAGGGTGAGGATTCTCCCTGGAAGAAGGATAAAGATTCCTCACCCATGGCTAAGCATCTCATCTCAGAGGGTGCTGAACTGAGACCCCAGAATCCCATCACACCACCACCTAAACCGCAACGCACATTCAAGTACAAAGGGGCCAACAAACCACCTCTGTATTCAGACCAATGGGAGAAGACGAGTTCTCCTGTGAGCCAGTCAAAACAGCTCAGAAAGCACGATGTCATTTGTGCGCCCAGTGTCCCACCTCCACCGTGTCACATCACCAACAGTAACGGCATttccagaaacagaaaaaacag GAAGTCATTTGAATTTGAGGACGCGGTGCACTGGACAGCTCAGCAGGGGTCCAAAGAGACAGAGTCACGGCGCTCGGCACTGTACCACACCCGATCACAAGACAGCATCTATGAAGACATCATAT CGGATGTTTTAAGAGAGAACCCATATGAAGACATCAAACTGTCTCCTGTGTGTCTTCCTATCATGCGACCACGAAACTGGACCATAACACAGAGACGGACGCCGTGCACCCCAAAG CTGCCAGAGAAACCCCTTACATTACGAGCCAACGCCGACAACCTGCACGAGGTCTACAAGCATTCGATGACGTCGCAGCCTCGTTCCTCTACTCCGAGCACACCTAAACCTTTAGCAACAAAGAGGGCTACCGCCTACAGAACACAGCGCCAGCCTCAG TATGTGAGCAGGATCCAAGAGATCTTCCAGGccaagagaggaaaaaagagagtgaAAAGCCAGACAAGTGCCAGCAAAG ACGAATTGAGTGGAACAGAGAGCGATCCAGACGAGAGCACTAAAAAAG GTGGCTCCCAACGCCTGGTGTATGTCCAGTCCACTTTGAAGAGGAGACCGGGGTATCGCACCCTGGAGAGAGATCTCATccagctgcagcagcagcaactcTTCCAGCTGTTCGTTGTGGTGTCGCTGAGAAAACGCTCCCCCGGAAATGCATACTACCCCGAGATCTCGCAACAGTTCCCCACTAAG TTTGAGAAGACCTCTCGTATGTCTCGTGAGACTGAGGATCGGTTGAAAGCCATTCCTAACTTCTGCTTCCCGGATGCTCAGGACTGGAGACCATCTGCAGACATCAACAG CGAAACCTTTTCATTTGTCTTGACCGGAGAAGACGGGACGCGATGGTTCGGTTATTGTCGGAAAATCTTG CCCCGTGGAAAAGGGAAGAGGCTTCCTGAGGTTCACTGCATCATCAGCCGGCTTGGTTGCTTCAATTTGTTTGCAAAG ATCCTGGAGGAGGttgagaggaggagagagatctCTCCTGCGCTGGTCCACCCGTTTATGCGCAGCGTCATGGAGGCTCCGTTTCCTGCTCCAGGGCGCACCATCACTGTGAAGAGCTTTCTGCCCGGCTCTGGCAACGAA GAGCTGACTCTTTGTCGCCCGGTGGACTCGCGACTGGAACACGTGGATTTCGAGAGTCTACTgcagtgtctgagtgtgagcAATCTGCTGCAAGTTTTTGCTTCTCTGTTGCTGGAGAGGAGAGTCATCTTCATCGCAGATAAACTCGG CACTTTGTCTCGATGTGCACACTCAGCTCTTGCTCTGCTCTACCCTTTCATATGGCAACACACCTTTGTGCCTGTGCTGCCCGCCAACATGCTGGATATCAGCTGCTCTCCAACTCCATTTGTCATGGGAGCGCTATCTCCGTCCCTGGACCAGCTGTTGGATTTGCCCATTGAGGAG gtgCTTATTGTGGACCTGTGTGCGGACAAGTTTGTTGTGCAA ATGGGAGATGAAGACTGCATCCTTCCCAGTAAGCTCCAAGCAGCTCTACAGGAAGTCCTGGAGAGTCGGGAGGAGATGCTGGAACACAGCAACGAGGACAGGATGGAAG AGGAGTGCAGCCTGAGTGCTCTGGTCTCTGAGGCATTTGTGAGATTCTTTGTGGAGCTTGTGGGCCATTACCCGCTGCACATCAACGAGACGGGGACCAACGGCGTCCGTGAGCTCAACAGAGAATCCTTCAGGAAGTCTCATCCGTCTCGAGGTGTGCGCCAGTTCCTCCAGTTGTTCATGGACACGCAGATGTTCGCCGGCTTCATCCAGGACCGAGAGCTTCGCAAGGGAGGAGTCAAAG GCCTGTTTGAAGTGCGAGCAGCAGAATATCTTGCCTCCTGTCCTGAGCCTGAACCCAGCGGAGTCAACAAATTTCTCAAGGGACTCG GGAACAAAATGAAGTTCTTACAGAAAAAGTGA
- the ampd1 gene encoding AMP deaminase 1 isoform X3: protein MPKVQLPETDEHMRAFAEKVFASETKDEDIREEISLFGVADCPILNEEIAHHVTMEDDIERRKKHILRSQQLEETPTYLEVPHFQRVTITGDYAAGVTMDDFELACQGLHRALNIREKYMKLALQRFPQTVSQYLREIEGEKWKPADQVQPVFTSPPKKGEDPFSTSSLAAKADYVARMQDGIIYVYKDEAAADKKQPLPLPAPDYNTFIDDMNFLIALIAQGPTKTYTHRRLKFLMSKFNVHEMLNEMEEMKELKKNPHRDFYNCRKVDTHIHAAACMNQKHLLRFIKKSYRIDAERVVHNIKGKDITLKELFESLNLHPYDLTVDSLDVHAGRQTFQRFDKFNAKYNPVGASELRDLYMKTENHIGGEYFATIIKEVASDLEDARYQYAEPRLSIYGCNPNEWIKLSSWFNKNRVFSPNLKWMIQVPRIYDIFRARNFVPHFGKMLENIFMPIFQATIDPQSYPDLSIFLQHVTGFDSVDDESKHSGHMFSTKSPKPNKWDSVKNPSYTYYIYYMYANIAMLNQLRKERGLNTFLFRPHCGEAGAITHLLACFMTADNISHGLNLKKSPVLQYLYFLAQIPIAMSPLSNNSLFLEYNKNPLLEFQKKGLVVSLSTDDPMQFHYTKEPLMEEYAIAAQVFKLSTCDMCEIARNSVLQSGLSHEEKVHFLGENYLQEGPEGNDIRKTNVAQIRMAYRYETLCYELNLIKEGVMGD from the exons ATGCCTAAGGTTCAATTGCCAG aaacCGACGAACACATGCGTGCATTCGCTGAGAAGGTGTTCGCCTCTGAAACCAAGGATGAAGACATCCGTGAGGAGATCTCCCTCTTTGGAGTGGCTGACTGCCCCATTCTCAACGAGGAGATAGCACACCATGTGACCATGGAGGACGATATTGAGAGACG CAAGAAACATATCCTTCGCTCCCAACAATTGGAAGAAACACCAACCTATCTCGAGGTGCCTCACTTCCAGAGGGTGACCATCACAGGAGACTATGCCGCTGGG GTGACGATGGATGACTTTGAGTTGGCCTGCCAGGGTCTGCACCGTGCTTTGAACATCAGAGAAAAGTACATGAAGCTGGCTTTGCAGAGATTCCCCCAAACCGTCTCTCAATACCTGCGTGAGATTGAGGGGGAGAAGTGGAAACCAGCGGATCAGGTGCAGCCAG TCTTCACTTCACCTCCTAAAAAAGGGGAGGATCCTTTCAGCACCAGTTCTCTGGCTGCTAAAGCTGACTACGTGGCTCGCATGCAGGATGGCATCATCTACGTCTATAAAGATGAAGCAGCTGCAGACAAAAAGCAGCCCTTGCCTTTGCCTGCTCCTGACTACAACACCTTCATTGATGACATGAACTTCCTCATTGCCCTCATTGCCCAGGGCCCAAC AAAGACGTACACTCACCGTCGTCTGAAGTTCCTCATGTCCAAATTTAATGTGCATGAGATGCTGAACGAAATGGAGGAGATGAAAGAGTTGAAGAAAAACCCCCACAGGGATTTCTACAACTGCAGAAAG gttGACACTCACATTCATGCTGCTGCCTGCATGAACCAGAAGCATCTTCTGCGCTTTATCAAGAAGTCTTACCGAATAGATGCTGAACGAGTGGTGCACAATATCAAGGGCAAGGATATAACCTTGAAGGAACTCTTTGAATCCCTCAATCTGCATCCCTACGACCTGACTGTAGATTCACTGGATGTGCATGCT GGTAGACAAACCTTTCAACGCTTTGATAAGTTCAATGCCAAGTACAACCCTGTGGGTGCCAGTGAGCTGCGTGACCTTTATATGAAGACTGAGAACCACATTGGAGGAGAGTACTTCGCCACCATCATTAAG GAAGTAGCCAGCGACCTCGAGGATGCTAGGTACCAGTATGCCGAGCCTCGTCTGTCCATCTATGGTTGCAATCCCAATGAGTGGATAAAACTCTCCAGCTGGTTCAACAAGAACAGGGTGTTTTCCCCTAACCTTAAGTGGATGATTCAAGTACCCAGAATCTA TGACATTTTCAGAGCCAGGAATTTTGTGCCTCATTTTGGGAAAATGCTGGAGAATATCTTCATGCCCATTTTCCAGGCCACTATTGACCCGCAGTCGTACCCTGACCTGAGCATCTTCCTGCAACAT GTCACAGGCTTTGACAGCGTTGACGACGAATCTAAGCACAGCGGTCACATGTTCTCCACCAAGAGCCCTAAGCCAAACAAGTGGGACAGTGTGAAGAACCCATCTTACACTTACTACATCTACTACATGTATGCCAACATTGCTATGCTCAACCAGCTACGCAA GGAGAGAGGACTGAACACGTTCCTGTTCAGGCCACACTGTGGGGAGGCAGGAGCTATCACTCACCTTCTGGCTTGTTTCATGACAGCTGACAACATCTCTCATGGCCTGAATCTCAAGAAG AGCCCAGTCCTGCAGTATCTGTACTTCCTGGCACAGATCCCCATTGCCATGTCTCCTCTTAGCAACAACAGTCTCTTCCTGGAGTATAACAAGAACCCATTGCTCGAGTTCCAGAAGAAGGGTCTGGTGGTGTCTCTGTCTACTGATGACCCCATGCAATTCCACTACACCAAG gAGCCCTTGATGGAGGAATATGCCATCGCAGCTCAAGTTTTCAAACTAAGCACTTGTGATATGTGTGAAATCGCAAGGAACAGCGTCCTGCAGAGTGGCCTGTCACATGAG GAGAAGGTTCACTTCCTGGGTGAGAATTATTTGCAGGAAGGTCCAGAAGGCAACGATATACGCAAGACAAACGTGGCTCAGATCCGTATGGCCTATCGCTACGAGACATTGTGCTATGAGCTCAACCTCATTAAAGAAGGTGTCATGGGTGACTAA
- the ampd1 gene encoding AMP deaminase 1 isoform X2 produces the protein MPKVQLPEKKTDEHMRAFAEKVFASETKDEDIREEISLFGVADCPILNEEIAHHVTMEDDIERRKKHILRSQQLEETPTYLEVPHFQRVTITGDYAAGVTMDDFELACQGLHRALNIREKYMKLALQRFPQTVSQYLREIEGEKWKPADQVQPVFTSPPKKGEDPFSTSSLAAKADYVARMQDGIIYVYKDEAAADKKQPLPLPAPDYNTFIDDMNFLIALIAQGPTKTYTHRRLKFLMSKFNVHEMLNEMEEMKELKKNPHRDFYNCRKVDTHIHAAACMNQKHLLRFIKKSYRIDAERVVHNIKGKDITLKELFESLNLHPYDLTVDSLDVHAGRQTFQRFDKFNAKYNPVGASELRDLYMKTENHIGGEYFATIIKEVASDLEDARYQYAEPRLSIYGCNPNEWIKLSSWFNKNRVFSPNLKWMIQVPRIYDIFRARNFVPHFGKMLENIFMPIFQATIDPQSYPDLSIFLQHVTGFDSVDDESKHSGHMFSTKSPKPNKWDSVKNPSYTYYIYYMYANIAMLNQLRKERGLNTFLFRPHCGEAGAITHLLACFMTADNISHGLNLKKSPVLQYLYFLAQIPIAMSPLSNNSLFLEYNKNPLLEFQKKGLVVSLSTDDPMQFHYTKEPLMEEYAIAAQVFKLSTCDMCEIARNSVLQSGLSHEEKVHFLGENYLQEGPEGNDIRKTNVAQIRMAYRYETLCYELNLIKEGVMGD, from the exons ATGCCTAAGGTTCAATTGCCAG AAAAGA aaacCGACGAACACATGCGTGCATTCGCTGAGAAGGTGTTCGCCTCTGAAACCAAGGATGAAGACATCCGTGAGGAGATCTCCCTCTTTGGAGTGGCTGACTGCCCCATTCTCAACGAGGAGATAGCACACCATGTGACCATGGAGGACGATATTGAGAGACG CAAGAAACATATCCTTCGCTCCCAACAATTGGAAGAAACACCAACCTATCTCGAGGTGCCTCACTTCCAGAGGGTGACCATCACAGGAGACTATGCCGCTGGG GTGACGATGGATGACTTTGAGTTGGCCTGCCAGGGTCTGCACCGTGCTTTGAACATCAGAGAAAAGTACATGAAGCTGGCTTTGCAGAGATTCCCCCAAACCGTCTCTCAATACCTGCGTGAGATTGAGGGGGAGAAGTGGAAACCAGCGGATCAGGTGCAGCCAG TCTTCACTTCACCTCCTAAAAAAGGGGAGGATCCTTTCAGCACCAGTTCTCTGGCTGCTAAAGCTGACTACGTGGCTCGCATGCAGGATGGCATCATCTACGTCTATAAAGATGAAGCAGCTGCAGACAAAAAGCAGCCCTTGCCTTTGCCTGCTCCTGACTACAACACCTTCATTGATGACATGAACTTCCTCATTGCCCTCATTGCCCAGGGCCCAAC AAAGACGTACACTCACCGTCGTCTGAAGTTCCTCATGTCCAAATTTAATGTGCATGAGATGCTGAACGAAATGGAGGAGATGAAAGAGTTGAAGAAAAACCCCCACAGGGATTTCTACAACTGCAGAAAG gttGACACTCACATTCATGCTGCTGCCTGCATGAACCAGAAGCATCTTCTGCGCTTTATCAAGAAGTCTTACCGAATAGATGCTGAACGAGTGGTGCACAATATCAAGGGCAAGGATATAACCTTGAAGGAACTCTTTGAATCCCTCAATCTGCATCCCTACGACCTGACTGTAGATTCACTGGATGTGCATGCT GGTAGACAAACCTTTCAACGCTTTGATAAGTTCAATGCCAAGTACAACCCTGTGGGTGCCAGTGAGCTGCGTGACCTTTATATGAAGACTGAGAACCACATTGGAGGAGAGTACTTCGCCACCATCATTAAG GAAGTAGCCAGCGACCTCGAGGATGCTAGGTACCAGTATGCCGAGCCTCGTCTGTCCATCTATGGTTGCAATCCCAATGAGTGGATAAAACTCTCCAGCTGGTTCAACAAGAACAGGGTGTTTTCCCCTAACCTTAAGTGGATGATTCAAGTACCCAGAATCTA TGACATTTTCAGAGCCAGGAATTTTGTGCCTCATTTTGGGAAAATGCTGGAGAATATCTTCATGCCCATTTTCCAGGCCACTATTGACCCGCAGTCGTACCCTGACCTGAGCATCTTCCTGCAACAT GTCACAGGCTTTGACAGCGTTGACGACGAATCTAAGCACAGCGGTCACATGTTCTCCACCAAGAGCCCTAAGCCAAACAAGTGGGACAGTGTGAAGAACCCATCTTACACTTACTACATCTACTACATGTATGCCAACATTGCTATGCTCAACCAGCTACGCAA GGAGAGAGGACTGAACACGTTCCTGTTCAGGCCACACTGTGGGGAGGCAGGAGCTATCACTCACCTTCTGGCTTGTTTCATGACAGCTGACAACATCTCTCATGGCCTGAATCTCAAGAAG AGCCCAGTCCTGCAGTATCTGTACTTCCTGGCACAGATCCCCATTGCCATGTCTCCTCTTAGCAACAACAGTCTCTTCCTGGAGTATAACAAGAACCCATTGCTCGAGTTCCAGAAGAAGGGTCTGGTGGTGTCTCTGTCTACTGATGACCCCATGCAATTCCACTACACCAAG gAGCCCTTGATGGAGGAATATGCCATCGCAGCTCAAGTTTTCAAACTAAGCACTTGTGATATGTGTGAAATCGCAAGGAACAGCGTCCTGCAGAGTGGCCTGTCACATGAG GAGAAGGTTCACTTCCTGGGTGAGAATTATTTGCAGGAAGGTCCAGAAGGCAACGATATACGCAAGACAAACGTGGCTCAGATCCGTATGGCCTATCGCTACGAGACATTGTGCTATGAGCTCAACCTCATTAAAGAAGGTGTCATGGGTGACTAA
- the ampd1 gene encoding AMP deaminase 1 isoform X1, whose translation MPKVQLPEEGQQKKTDEHMRAFAEKVFASETKDEDIREEISLFGVADCPILNEEIAHHVTMEDDIERRKKHILRSQQLEETPTYLEVPHFQRVTITGDYAAGVTMDDFELACQGLHRALNIREKYMKLALQRFPQTVSQYLREIEGEKWKPADQVQPVFTSPPKKGEDPFSTSSLAAKADYVARMQDGIIYVYKDEAAADKKQPLPLPAPDYNTFIDDMNFLIALIAQGPTKTYTHRRLKFLMSKFNVHEMLNEMEEMKELKKNPHRDFYNCRKVDTHIHAAACMNQKHLLRFIKKSYRIDAERVVHNIKGKDITLKELFESLNLHPYDLTVDSLDVHAGRQTFQRFDKFNAKYNPVGASELRDLYMKTENHIGGEYFATIIKEVASDLEDARYQYAEPRLSIYGCNPNEWIKLSSWFNKNRVFSPNLKWMIQVPRIYDIFRARNFVPHFGKMLENIFMPIFQATIDPQSYPDLSIFLQHVTGFDSVDDESKHSGHMFSTKSPKPNKWDSVKNPSYTYYIYYMYANIAMLNQLRKERGLNTFLFRPHCGEAGAITHLLACFMTADNISHGLNLKKSPVLQYLYFLAQIPIAMSPLSNNSLFLEYNKNPLLEFQKKGLVVSLSTDDPMQFHYTKEPLMEEYAIAAQVFKLSTCDMCEIARNSVLQSGLSHEEKVHFLGENYLQEGPEGNDIRKTNVAQIRMAYRYETLCYELNLIKEGVMGD comes from the exons ATGCCTAAGGTTCAATTGCCAG AGGAGGGACAGC AAAAGA aaacCGACGAACACATGCGTGCATTCGCTGAGAAGGTGTTCGCCTCTGAAACCAAGGATGAAGACATCCGTGAGGAGATCTCCCTCTTTGGAGTGGCTGACTGCCCCATTCTCAACGAGGAGATAGCACACCATGTGACCATGGAGGACGATATTGAGAGACG CAAGAAACATATCCTTCGCTCCCAACAATTGGAAGAAACACCAACCTATCTCGAGGTGCCTCACTTCCAGAGGGTGACCATCACAGGAGACTATGCCGCTGGG GTGACGATGGATGACTTTGAGTTGGCCTGCCAGGGTCTGCACCGTGCTTTGAACATCAGAGAAAAGTACATGAAGCTGGCTTTGCAGAGATTCCCCCAAACCGTCTCTCAATACCTGCGTGAGATTGAGGGGGAGAAGTGGAAACCAGCGGATCAGGTGCAGCCAG TCTTCACTTCACCTCCTAAAAAAGGGGAGGATCCTTTCAGCACCAGTTCTCTGGCTGCTAAAGCTGACTACGTGGCTCGCATGCAGGATGGCATCATCTACGTCTATAAAGATGAAGCAGCTGCAGACAAAAAGCAGCCCTTGCCTTTGCCTGCTCCTGACTACAACACCTTCATTGATGACATGAACTTCCTCATTGCCCTCATTGCCCAGGGCCCAAC AAAGACGTACACTCACCGTCGTCTGAAGTTCCTCATGTCCAAATTTAATGTGCATGAGATGCTGAACGAAATGGAGGAGATGAAAGAGTTGAAGAAAAACCCCCACAGGGATTTCTACAACTGCAGAAAG gttGACACTCACATTCATGCTGCTGCCTGCATGAACCAGAAGCATCTTCTGCGCTTTATCAAGAAGTCTTACCGAATAGATGCTGAACGAGTGGTGCACAATATCAAGGGCAAGGATATAACCTTGAAGGAACTCTTTGAATCCCTCAATCTGCATCCCTACGACCTGACTGTAGATTCACTGGATGTGCATGCT GGTAGACAAACCTTTCAACGCTTTGATAAGTTCAATGCCAAGTACAACCCTGTGGGTGCCAGTGAGCTGCGTGACCTTTATATGAAGACTGAGAACCACATTGGAGGAGAGTACTTCGCCACCATCATTAAG GAAGTAGCCAGCGACCTCGAGGATGCTAGGTACCAGTATGCCGAGCCTCGTCTGTCCATCTATGGTTGCAATCCCAATGAGTGGATAAAACTCTCCAGCTGGTTCAACAAGAACAGGGTGTTTTCCCCTAACCTTAAGTGGATGATTCAAGTACCCAGAATCTA TGACATTTTCAGAGCCAGGAATTTTGTGCCTCATTTTGGGAAAATGCTGGAGAATATCTTCATGCCCATTTTCCAGGCCACTATTGACCCGCAGTCGTACCCTGACCTGAGCATCTTCCTGCAACAT GTCACAGGCTTTGACAGCGTTGACGACGAATCTAAGCACAGCGGTCACATGTTCTCCACCAAGAGCCCTAAGCCAAACAAGTGGGACAGTGTGAAGAACCCATCTTACACTTACTACATCTACTACATGTATGCCAACATTGCTATGCTCAACCAGCTACGCAA GGAGAGAGGACTGAACACGTTCCTGTTCAGGCCACACTGTGGGGAGGCAGGAGCTATCACTCACCTTCTGGCTTGTTTCATGACAGCTGACAACATCTCTCATGGCCTGAATCTCAAGAAG AGCCCAGTCCTGCAGTATCTGTACTTCCTGGCACAGATCCCCATTGCCATGTCTCCTCTTAGCAACAACAGTCTCTTCCTGGAGTATAACAAGAACCCATTGCTCGAGTTCCAGAAGAAGGGTCTGGTGGTGTCTCTGTCTACTGATGACCCCATGCAATTCCACTACACCAAG gAGCCCTTGATGGAGGAATATGCCATCGCAGCTCAAGTTTTCAAACTAAGCACTTGTGATATGTGTGAAATCGCAAGGAACAGCGTCCTGCAGAGTGGCCTGTCACATGAG GAGAAGGTTCACTTCCTGGGTGAGAATTATTTGCAGGAAGGTCCAGAAGGCAACGATATACGCAAGACAAACGTGGCTCAGATCCGTATGGCCTATCGCTACGAGACATTGTGCTATGAGCTCAACCTCATTAAAGAAGGTGTCATGGGTGACTAA